In Numenius arquata chromosome 3, bNumArq3.hap1.1, whole genome shotgun sequence, one genomic interval encodes:
- the B3GALT1 gene encoding beta-1,3-galactosyltransferase 1 codes for MASKVSCLYILTVVCWASALWYLSITRPTSSYTGHRQISSVSIARKNVSFGNIRTRPINPHSFDFLINEPNKCEKSVPFLVILISTTHKEFDARQAIRETWGDENNFKGIKIATLFLLGKNTDPVLNQMVEQESQIFHDIIVEDFIDSYHNLTLKTLMGMRWVATFCSKAKYVMKTDSDIFVNMDNLIYKLLKPNTKPRRRYFTGYVINGGPIRDVRSKWYMPRDLYPDSNYPPFCSGTGYIFSADVAELIYKTSLHTRLLHLEDVYVGLCLRKLGIHPFQNSGFNHWKMAYSLCRYRRVITVHQITPEEMHRIWNDMSSKKHLRC; via the coding sequence ATGGCTTCTAAGGTCTCATGCTTATACATTTTGACGGTAGTTTGTTGGGCAAGTGCTCTTTGGTACTTAAGTATAACTCGTCCTACTTCTTCCTACACCGGCCACAGACAGATCAGTAGCGTATCGATAGCCAGAAAAAACGTTTCCTTTGGCAACATAAGAACTCGACCTATAAATCCACATTCCTTTGACTTTCTTATCAATGAACCCAACAAATGTGAGAAGAGCGTCCCTTTCTTGGTCATTCTTATCAGCACAACTCACAAAGAGTTTGATGCAAGGCAAGCCATTCGAGAAACGTGGGGAGATGAAAACAActttaaaggaattaaaatcgCCACgctttttcttcttggaaaaaacACAGATCCTGTGTTAAATCAAATGGTAGAGCAAGAAAGCCAAATTTTTCATGACATTATTGTGGAGGATTTTATTGACTCTTATCATAATCTCACTCTGAAAACGTTGATGGGGATGAGGTGGGTAGCAACGTTttgttcaaaagcaaaatatgttATGAAGACAGACAgtgatatttttgtaaatatggaTAATCTTATTTATAAGCTGCTCAAACCTAACACCAAGCCAAGGAGAAGGTACTTCACAGGTTACGTTATAAACGGAGGACCAATACGAGATGTTCGCAGTAAGTGGTACATGCCGAGAGATTTGTATCCCGACAGCAATTATCCACCCTTCTGTTCAGGCACCGGCTACATATTTTCAGCTGACGTAGCAGAACTGATTTACAAAACCTCCCTTCACACCAGACTTCTTCATCTTGAAGATGTGTATGTTGGACTCTGTCTTCGGAAGCTGGGCATTCACCCCTTCCAAAACAGTGGCTTCAATCACTGGAAAATGGCCTATAGCTTGTGCAGGTACCGCCGAGTGATCACAGTGCACCAGATAACACCAGAAGAAATGCACAGAATTTGGAATGACATGTCCAGCAAGAAACATCTTAGATGTTAA